One Aquarana catesbeiana isolate 2022-GZ linkage group LG04, ASM4218655v1, whole genome shotgun sequence genomic region harbors:
- the COL10A1 gene encoding collagen alpha-1(X) chain — protein sequence MHLHTSIFLFLVSPNFVFMSGYFPERHPKQSSVKGPPPFLPFNTKSQVIPSAPEQGPPGPPGPVGPRGLPGPPGPSGKPGYGAPGPQGAQGVPGPPGFSSIGKPGQPGIPGKQGERGYQGEKGDSGPIGLPGPRGQQGPPGFPGPAGISAVGTPGLQGAVGNPGLRGVPGFKGEPGMPGINGVKGQDGYGVPGQPGERGLPGFPGPPGPQGPAGIGKPGLNGLPGQPGKLGDRGLPGEQGIQGLPGPQGLHGQPGPSGVGKPGMNGAPGLPGHSGPKGQPGLPGMPGPQGIQGYGKPGLPGVKGQRGAEGIPGVPGIKGDQGPVGLPGEPGIPGFPGNGGIQGHRGLPGDVGFPGQKGEVGPKGFSGAPGPKGERGTPGLDGKSGYPGEPGLAGPKGPPGAPGQKGEKGIVGPPGSPGAIGPVGPRGEMGYSGEQGPRGATGIPGMRGPSGAPGISGPPGHKGEQGLRGLPGPAGIATNGVQGPIGPPGIPGPRGMTGESGLPGQPGPPGPPGQVIMPHQLPDGYSKSGQIQGLRELRASAFTAVLSTAFPAVGVPIKFDKILYNRQNHYDARTGIFTCRIPGLYYFAYHVHVKGTNIWVALYKNGTPIMYTYDEYKKGYLDQASGSAVIDLMENDQVWLQLPSAESNGLYSSDYIHSSFSGFLFGLT from the coding sequence tAATTCCAAGTGCCCCCGAACAAGGGCCACCAGGTCCTCCTGGTCCAGTTGGCCCAAGAGGATTGCCTGGGCCTCCAGGACCTTCAGGAAAACCAGGATATGGAGCACCAGGGCCACAAGGAGCTCAAGGAGTACCAGGACCACCAGGATTCTCCTCCATTGGAAAACCTGGTCAACCAGGCATACCTGGCAAGCAGGGGGAACGAGGATATCAAGGAGAGAAAGGTGACAGTGGACCTATAGGACTACCAGGACCAAGAGGTCAGCAAGGACCGCCAGGATTTCCAGGACCTGCTGGAATTTCTGCTGTTGGCACACCAGGTTTACAAGGTGCAGTTGGAAACCCTGGTCTAAGAGGTGTACCTGGATTTAAAGGCGAACCTGGCATGCCAGGGATAAATGGAGTCAAAGGACAAGATGGATATGGAGTTCCAGGTCAACCAGGAGAAAGAGGTCTACCTGGTTTCCCCGGGCCGCCTGGGCCACAGGGCCCTGCTGGAATAGGCAAACCTGGCCTAAATGGTCTTCCTGGACAGCCAGGAAAATTAGGTGATAGAGGTTTACCAGGTGAACAAGGAATACAAGGTTTACCAGGACCCCAGGGCTTACATGGCCAACCAGGGCCATCAGGTGTTGGAAAACCAGGAATGAATGGTGCTCCAGGATTGCCAGGGCATTCTGGACCTAAAGGACAGCCAGGACTACCAGGTATGCCTGGTCCACAGGGAATACAAGGTTATGGAAAGCCAGGCTTACCAGGAGTTAAAGGACAAAGAGGGGCTGAAGGGATTCCTGGTGTTCCTGGTATTAAAGGTGATCAGGGGCCAGTTGGTCTTCCAGGGGAGCCAGGAATACCAGGGTTTCCAGGAAATGGAGGTATACAGGGACATAGGGGGCTTCCAGGAGATGTTGGATTTCCAGGACAAAAAGGTGAGGTTGGTCCTAAAGGTTTTTCTGGAGCTCCTGGTCCAAAAGGAGAAAGAGGTACTCCAGGACTAGATGGAAAATCAGGATATCCAGGTGAGCCAGGACTTGCTGGTCCCAAAGGGCCACCAGGGGCGCCAGGACAAAAAGGAGAGAAAGGGATAGTAGGACCACCTGGTTCACCTGGAGCAATTGGTCCAGTAGGCCCAAGAGGTGAAATGGGTTACAGTGGAGAGCAGGGACCAAGAGGGGCTACAGGAATACCAGGTATGAGGGGGCCATCAGGAGCACCAGGAATTTCAGGTCCTCCTGGTCATAAGGGGGAGCAGGGCTTACGTGGTCTACCAGGTCCAGCTGGCATTGCAACAAATGGTGTACAAGGACCAATAGGACCTCCTGGAATTCCTGGTCCAAGAGGAATGACTGGTGAGTCAGGACTGCCTGGTCAACCAGGTCCACCAGGCCCACCAGGTCAGGTAATAATGCCACACCAGTTGCCTGATGGCTACTCAAAATCAGGGCAAATTCAAGGCCTAAGGGAATTACGTGCTTCTGCATTTACTGCTGTTCTCTCCACAGCCTTTCCAGCAGTGGGAGTACCTATAAAATTTGATAAGATTTTATATAACAGACAAAATCACTATGATGCTCGAACTGGAATATTTACATGCAGGATACCGGGACTATATTATTTTGCTTACCATGTGCATGTAAAAGGCACAAATATTTGGGTGGCACTATATAAAAATGGTACACCAATAATGTACACATATGACGAATATAAGAAAGGATACCTTGACCAGGCATCAGGAAGTGCCGTCATAGACCTAATGGAAAATGATCAAGTTTGGCTCCAGTTACCCAGTGCAGAATCTAATGGCTTATATTCTTCTGACTACATACATTCCTCTTTCTCAGGATTTTTATTTGGCCTAACATGA